The Salvia miltiorrhiza cultivar Shanhuang (shh) chromosome 1, IMPLAD_Smil_shh, whole genome shotgun sequence genome has a window encoding:
- the LOC131022148 gene encoding serine/threonine-protein kinase Nek5-like isoform X1, protein MESKMDHYEIMEQIGRGAFGAAILVNHKLERKKYVLKKIRLARQTERCRRSAHQEMALIAQLQHPFIVEFKEAWVEKGCFVCIVTGYCEGGDMAELMKKANGHYFPEEKLLKWFTQLLLAVEYLHSGFVLHRDLKCSNIFLTKDQDIRLDFYIRLCESFVVKAFEVGTIRLCFFAQVVGTPNYMCPELLADIPYGLKSDIWSLGCCMYEMAAHRRAFKASDMAGLISKINRSAIGPLPPCYSPSLKSLIKSMLRKNPEHRSSASELLMKHTFLQPYIDEYRQSYTAPTRHICTANDNRKGMTESESSSSSSSCSDRDSLMSSEIQEDDLIIAETRSYGQLRLRDGLQETDSSPANAKEAERDDMPKQPRVIKNIIKALKEGKSRENTSPLRDCHARSSSASSSKPRSSVMETPQKTKVRHEGTPSTAPMKLVSGEELSSTRALNRTSSFPARMRQLGRHPDKASDGDEHAKSVPRTSRLHFREEIMQHCRNSAASNRMQKDGRHAASSVPGFELGNDVRTPSSSSSSPSKKHHETCCKAMNQQATELDINESRPSCSTPSSSHSERACDGVQATARSIDTFHEILEDEEMSCALHMEMIPPCGDEEILVSPVTDASSSSITICHVTSDSSSSAQPNTSEEVVAKETLDVKSFRQRADALEGLLELCADLLEQSKLEELAVVLKPFGKEKVSPRDTAMWLAKSLKGMMLEESGRLA, encoded by the exons ATGGAGTCAAAGATGGACCATTATGAGATCATGGAGCAGATTGGGCGTGGAGCTTTTGGTGCAGCCATTTTGGTTAATCACAAGTTGGAAAGAAAAAA GTATGTGCTGAAGAAGATTCGATTGGCTAGACAAACAGAACGTTGCAGGAGATCAGCTCATCAGGAG ATGGCCCTAATTGCTCAGCTACAGCATCCGTTCATCGTCGAGTTCAAGGAAGCTTGGGTGGAGAAG GGTTGCTTTGTTTGCATAGTTACTGGCTATTGTGAAGGTGGTGACAT GGCTGAGCTTATGAAGAAAGCCAATGGGCACTACTTTCCTGAGGag AAACTGTTGAAGTGGTTCACTCAGCTATTGCTGGCAGTTGAGTATCTTCATTCTGGTTTTGTTCTCCATCGGGACCTCAAA TGCTCCAACATCTTCCTCACCAAAGATCAAGATATTCGTCTAG ATTTCTACATTAGGCTGTGTGAATCATTTGTAGTGAAAGCTTTTGAGGTTGGGACAATTCGTCTTTGTTTCTTTGCACAGGTGGTTGGAACTCCAAATTACATGTGCCCCGAACTACTTGCTGATATTCCTTATGGTTTGAAATCTGATATATGGTCCCTTG GTTGCTGCATGTATGAAATGGCTGCTCATCGTCGTGCATTCAAGGCTTCT GATATGGCAGGCTTAATAAGCAAGATTAACCGATCAGCCATTGGCCCGTTGCCTCCTTGTTACTCCCCATCCTT GAAATCTCTCATCAAGAGCATGCTGCGCAAAAATCCTGAACATCGGTCGAGT GCGTCTGAGCTCTTGATGAAGCACACTTTTCTGCAACCCTACATCGATGAGTACCGTCAATCTTACACTGCTCCTACAAGACATATTTGTACTGCTAACGACAATAGGAAGGGTATGACTGAAAGCgaaagcagcagcagcagcagttctTGCAGCGACAGAGACAGCCTGATGTCGAGTGAGATTCAAGAGGATGACCTTATCATTGCTGAAACTCGTTCCTACGGGCAGCTTCGGTTAAGAGATGGTCTACAAGAAACTGATTCGTCGCCTGCAAATGCCAAGGAAGCTGAGAGGGACGACATGCCAAAGCAGCCGAGGGTCATCAAGAACATTATAAAGGCTCTGAAGGAAGGCAAAAGCAGAGAAAATACTTCTCCCTTGAGAGACTGCCATGCAAGATCAAGTAGTGCAAGCTCTTCAAAGCCCCGG TCATCTGTCATGGAAACTCCACAAAAGACCAAAGTCAGACATGAAGGAACCCCTTCTACTGCTCCTATGAAGCTAGTTTCTGGTGAAGAACTCTCTTCCACACGAGCCCTCAATAGAACTTCTTCATTTCCTGCTCGGATGAGACAGCTGGGACGCCACCCAGATAAAGCTTCGGATGGTGATGAACATGCCAAATCAGTGCCTCGTACCTCACGATTGCACTTTCGTGAAGAAATCATGCAGCATTGTAGGAACTCTGCTGCATCTAATAGAATGCAGAAAGATGGTAGACATGCAGCATCTTCAGTCCCGGGATTTGAGCTTGGTAATGACGTAAGAACTCCTAGTAGCTCGTCATCATCTCCCTCGAAGAAACACCATGAGACCTGCTGCAAAGCCATGAACCAGCAAGCTACCGAGCTAGATATCAACGAGTCTAGACCGAGCTGCTCCACACCTTCCTCGTCACACTCTGAAAGAGCGTGTGACGGGGTTCAAGCAACAGCACGCTCCATTGATACTTTCCATGAGATTTTGGAGGATGAAGAGATGAGCTGTGCTTTACATATGGAGATGATCCCACCTTGTGGTGATGAGGAAATCCTCGTTTCACCGGTAACGGacgcctcctcctcctccatcACCATATGTCACGTTACATCGGATTCTTCCAGCTCAGCTCAACCAAACACATCGGAGGAAGTAGTGGCAAAGGAGACCTTAGATGTGAAATCGTTTAGGCAACGGGCAGACGCGCTCGAGGGGCTGCTGGAGCTGTGTGCTGATTTGCTTGAGCAGAGCAAGTTGGAAGAGCTTGCAGTAGTTTTGAAGCCTTTTGGGAAGGAAAAGGTTTCTCCCAGAGATACAGCAATGTGGTTGGCTAAAAGCCTTAAAGGGATGATGCTTGAAGAGAGTGGGAGGCTTGCATGA
- the LOC131022148 gene encoding serine/threonine-protein kinase Nek5-like isoform X2, with protein MESKMDHYEIMEQIGRGAFGAAILVNHKLERKKYVLKKIRLARQTERCRRSAHQEMALIAQLQHPFIVEFKEAWVEKGCFVCIVTGYCEGGDMAELMKKANGHYFPEEKLLKWFTQLLLAVEYLHSGFVLHRDLKCSNIFLTKDQDIRLGDFGLAKTLKADDLASSVVGTPNYMCPELLADIPYGLKSDIWSLGCCMYEMAAHRRAFKASDMAGLISKINRSAIGPLPPCYSPSLKSLIKSMLRKNPEHRSSASELLMKHTFLQPYIDEYRQSYTAPTRHICTANDNRKGMTESESSSSSSSCSDRDSLMSSEIQEDDLIIAETRSYGQLRLRDGLQETDSSPANAKEAERDDMPKQPRVIKNIIKALKEGKSRENTSPLRDCHARSSSASSSKPRSSVMETPQKTKVRHEGTPSTAPMKLVSGEELSSTRALNRTSSFPARMRQLGRHPDKASDGDEHAKSVPRTSRLHFREEIMQHCRNSAASNRMQKDGRHAASSVPGFELGNDVRTPSSSSSSPSKKHHETCCKAMNQQATELDINESRPSCSTPSSSHSERACDGVQATARSIDTFHEILEDEEMSCALHMEMIPPCGDEEILVSPVTDASSSSITICHVTSDSSSSAQPNTSEEVVAKETLDVKSFRQRADALEGLLELCADLLEQSKLEELAVVLKPFGKEKVSPRDTAMWLAKSLKGMMLEESGRLA; from the exons ATGGAGTCAAAGATGGACCATTATGAGATCATGGAGCAGATTGGGCGTGGAGCTTTTGGTGCAGCCATTTTGGTTAATCACAAGTTGGAAAGAAAAAA GTATGTGCTGAAGAAGATTCGATTGGCTAGACAAACAGAACGTTGCAGGAGATCAGCTCATCAGGAG ATGGCCCTAATTGCTCAGCTACAGCATCCGTTCATCGTCGAGTTCAAGGAAGCTTGGGTGGAGAAG GGTTGCTTTGTTTGCATAGTTACTGGCTATTGTGAAGGTGGTGACAT GGCTGAGCTTATGAAGAAAGCCAATGGGCACTACTTTCCTGAGGag AAACTGTTGAAGTGGTTCACTCAGCTATTGCTGGCAGTTGAGTATCTTCATTCTGGTTTTGTTCTCCATCGGGACCTCAAA TGCTCCAACATCTTCCTCACCAAAGATCAAGATATTCGTCTAG GTGATTTCGGGCTTGCTAAAACTTTGAAAGCAGATGATTTAGCTTCTTCA GTGGTTGGAACTCCAAATTACATGTGCCCCGAACTACTTGCTGATATTCCTTATGGTTTGAAATCTGATATATGGTCCCTTG GTTGCTGCATGTATGAAATGGCTGCTCATCGTCGTGCATTCAAGGCTTCT GATATGGCAGGCTTAATAAGCAAGATTAACCGATCAGCCATTGGCCCGTTGCCTCCTTGTTACTCCCCATCCTT GAAATCTCTCATCAAGAGCATGCTGCGCAAAAATCCTGAACATCGGTCGAGT GCGTCTGAGCTCTTGATGAAGCACACTTTTCTGCAACCCTACATCGATGAGTACCGTCAATCTTACACTGCTCCTACAAGACATATTTGTACTGCTAACGACAATAGGAAGGGTATGACTGAAAGCgaaagcagcagcagcagcagttctTGCAGCGACAGAGACAGCCTGATGTCGAGTGAGATTCAAGAGGATGACCTTATCATTGCTGAAACTCGTTCCTACGGGCAGCTTCGGTTAAGAGATGGTCTACAAGAAACTGATTCGTCGCCTGCAAATGCCAAGGAAGCTGAGAGGGACGACATGCCAAAGCAGCCGAGGGTCATCAAGAACATTATAAAGGCTCTGAAGGAAGGCAAAAGCAGAGAAAATACTTCTCCCTTGAGAGACTGCCATGCAAGATCAAGTAGTGCAAGCTCTTCAAAGCCCCGG TCATCTGTCATGGAAACTCCACAAAAGACCAAAGTCAGACATGAAGGAACCCCTTCTACTGCTCCTATGAAGCTAGTTTCTGGTGAAGAACTCTCTTCCACACGAGCCCTCAATAGAACTTCTTCATTTCCTGCTCGGATGAGACAGCTGGGACGCCACCCAGATAAAGCTTCGGATGGTGATGAACATGCCAAATCAGTGCCTCGTACCTCACGATTGCACTTTCGTGAAGAAATCATGCAGCATTGTAGGAACTCTGCTGCATCTAATAGAATGCAGAAAGATGGTAGACATGCAGCATCTTCAGTCCCGGGATTTGAGCTTGGTAATGACGTAAGAACTCCTAGTAGCTCGTCATCATCTCCCTCGAAGAAACACCATGAGACCTGCTGCAAAGCCATGAACCAGCAAGCTACCGAGCTAGATATCAACGAGTCTAGACCGAGCTGCTCCACACCTTCCTCGTCACACTCTGAAAGAGCGTGTGACGGGGTTCAAGCAACAGCACGCTCCATTGATACTTTCCATGAGATTTTGGAGGATGAAGAGATGAGCTGTGCTTTACATATGGAGATGATCCCACCTTGTGGTGATGAGGAAATCCTCGTTTCACCGGTAACGGacgcctcctcctcctccatcACCATATGTCACGTTACATCGGATTCTTCCAGCTCAGCTCAACCAAACACATCGGAGGAAGTAGTGGCAAAGGAGACCTTAGATGTGAAATCGTTTAGGCAACGGGCAGACGCGCTCGAGGGGCTGCTGGAGCTGTGTGCTGATTTGCTTGAGCAGAGCAAGTTGGAAGAGCTTGCAGTAGTTTTGAAGCCTTTTGGGAAGGAAAAGGTTTCTCCCAGAGATACAGCAATGTGGTTGGCTAAAAGCCTTAAAGGGATGATGCTTGAAGAGAGTGGGAGGCTTGCATGA
- the LOC131022148 gene encoding serine/threonine-protein kinase Nek5-like isoform X3 produces the protein MALIAQLQHPFIVEFKEAWVEKGCFVCIVTGYCEGGDMAELMKKANGHYFPEEKLLKWFTQLLLAVEYLHSGFVLHRDLKCSNIFLTKDQDIRLDFYIRLCESFVVKAFEVGTIRLCFFAQVVGTPNYMCPELLADIPYGLKSDIWSLGCCMYEMAAHRRAFKASDMAGLISKINRSAIGPLPPCYSPSLKSLIKSMLRKNPEHRSSASELLMKHTFLQPYIDEYRQSYTAPTRHICTANDNRKGMTESESSSSSSSCSDRDSLMSSEIQEDDLIIAETRSYGQLRLRDGLQETDSSPANAKEAERDDMPKQPRVIKNIIKALKEGKSRENTSPLRDCHARSSSASSSKPRSSVMETPQKTKVRHEGTPSTAPMKLVSGEELSSTRALNRTSSFPARMRQLGRHPDKASDGDEHAKSVPRTSRLHFREEIMQHCRNSAASNRMQKDGRHAASSVPGFELGNDVRTPSSSSSSPSKKHHETCCKAMNQQATELDINESRPSCSTPSSSHSERACDGVQATARSIDTFHEILEDEEMSCALHMEMIPPCGDEEILVSPVTDASSSSITICHVTSDSSSSAQPNTSEEVVAKETLDVKSFRQRADALEGLLELCADLLEQSKLEELAVVLKPFGKEKVSPRDTAMWLAKSLKGMMLEESGRLA, from the exons ATGGCCCTAATTGCTCAGCTACAGCATCCGTTCATCGTCGAGTTCAAGGAAGCTTGGGTGGAGAAG GGTTGCTTTGTTTGCATAGTTACTGGCTATTGTGAAGGTGGTGACAT GGCTGAGCTTATGAAGAAAGCCAATGGGCACTACTTTCCTGAGGag AAACTGTTGAAGTGGTTCACTCAGCTATTGCTGGCAGTTGAGTATCTTCATTCTGGTTTTGTTCTCCATCGGGACCTCAAA TGCTCCAACATCTTCCTCACCAAAGATCAAGATATTCGTCTAG ATTTCTACATTAGGCTGTGTGAATCATTTGTAGTGAAAGCTTTTGAGGTTGGGACAATTCGTCTTTGTTTCTTTGCACAGGTGGTTGGAACTCCAAATTACATGTGCCCCGAACTACTTGCTGATATTCCTTATGGTTTGAAATCTGATATATGGTCCCTTG GTTGCTGCATGTATGAAATGGCTGCTCATCGTCGTGCATTCAAGGCTTCT GATATGGCAGGCTTAATAAGCAAGATTAACCGATCAGCCATTGGCCCGTTGCCTCCTTGTTACTCCCCATCCTT GAAATCTCTCATCAAGAGCATGCTGCGCAAAAATCCTGAACATCGGTCGAGT GCGTCTGAGCTCTTGATGAAGCACACTTTTCTGCAACCCTACATCGATGAGTACCGTCAATCTTACACTGCTCCTACAAGACATATTTGTACTGCTAACGACAATAGGAAGGGTATGACTGAAAGCgaaagcagcagcagcagcagttctTGCAGCGACAGAGACAGCCTGATGTCGAGTGAGATTCAAGAGGATGACCTTATCATTGCTGAAACTCGTTCCTACGGGCAGCTTCGGTTAAGAGATGGTCTACAAGAAACTGATTCGTCGCCTGCAAATGCCAAGGAAGCTGAGAGGGACGACATGCCAAAGCAGCCGAGGGTCATCAAGAACATTATAAAGGCTCTGAAGGAAGGCAAAAGCAGAGAAAATACTTCTCCCTTGAGAGACTGCCATGCAAGATCAAGTAGTGCAAGCTCTTCAAAGCCCCGG TCATCTGTCATGGAAACTCCACAAAAGACCAAAGTCAGACATGAAGGAACCCCTTCTACTGCTCCTATGAAGCTAGTTTCTGGTGAAGAACTCTCTTCCACACGAGCCCTCAATAGAACTTCTTCATTTCCTGCTCGGATGAGACAGCTGGGACGCCACCCAGATAAAGCTTCGGATGGTGATGAACATGCCAAATCAGTGCCTCGTACCTCACGATTGCACTTTCGTGAAGAAATCATGCAGCATTGTAGGAACTCTGCTGCATCTAATAGAATGCAGAAAGATGGTAGACATGCAGCATCTTCAGTCCCGGGATTTGAGCTTGGTAATGACGTAAGAACTCCTAGTAGCTCGTCATCATCTCCCTCGAAGAAACACCATGAGACCTGCTGCAAAGCCATGAACCAGCAAGCTACCGAGCTAGATATCAACGAGTCTAGACCGAGCTGCTCCACACCTTCCTCGTCACACTCTGAAAGAGCGTGTGACGGGGTTCAAGCAACAGCACGCTCCATTGATACTTTCCATGAGATTTTGGAGGATGAAGAGATGAGCTGTGCTTTACATATGGAGATGATCCCACCTTGTGGTGATGAGGAAATCCTCGTTTCACCGGTAACGGacgcctcctcctcctccatcACCATATGTCACGTTACATCGGATTCTTCCAGCTCAGCTCAACCAAACACATCGGAGGAAGTAGTGGCAAAGGAGACCTTAGATGTGAAATCGTTTAGGCAACGGGCAGACGCGCTCGAGGGGCTGCTGGAGCTGTGTGCTGATTTGCTTGAGCAGAGCAAGTTGGAAGAGCTTGCAGTAGTTTTGAAGCCTTTTGGGAAGGAAAAGGTTTCTCCCAGAGATACAGCAATGTGGTTGGCTAAAAGCCTTAAAGGGATGATGCTTGAAGAGAGTGGGAGGCTTGCATGA